In Castanea sativa cultivar Marrone di Chiusa Pesio chromosome 6, ASM4071231v1, a single window of DNA contains:
- the LOC142641319 gene encoding G-type lectin S-receptor-like serine/threonine-protein kinase At4g03230 isoform X1 gives MAYTLCTIYTILFFTSFSICSARDTITLDNPIRDSGGESLVSAQKRFELGFFTPNGSSKRGRYVGIWYYKSSPRVIVWIANRDNSVSKTTGAFTIAEDGVLQVQEDNNTLWSANRGGSISFNRTVKLLDSGNLVLIEGQAGSERILWQSFDNPTDTFLPGMKMTAKMSLTSWKSQVDPAPGNFTFLQDQDRRNQYIIENRASPHWKSGLSGKFFHSDNNLYGNNSHFICPAISSLLSNYTSGTRRPTYQNMSFDTHGQVDYYGMRLVMDLDGHIKFFTRDNDKASASWSLTCMEPRDNCSLFNACGYFGSCNIEETRMCKCLDGFEPKELNNWNSGLYSEGCSRKSTICDKRDHFILLKIMGVEAPGGYRTDIESADKCKEECLDRCECQAYSFEATVSHTRAYSYETTATCWIWSEELNNIQESKDGGSEARDLYVRVGSSDTVAHPNPEGSSYKKKQFGPIFLMIIATLTIIATLVVIACCYIYYLIRRKLAEGQVNRERNRENTAFRLYDSERRVKDLMDSGQFREEDKKGIDVPFFDLKSILAATDYFSETKKLGQGGFGPVYKGSFLGGQEIAIKRLSSGSGQGLEEFKNEVVLIAKLQHRNLVRLLGYCIEGDEKMLLYEYMPNKSLDSFLFDRTLCVLLNWNIRFDIILGIARGLLYLHQDSRLRIIHRDLKTSNVLLDEEMNPKISDFGLARIFGGKQTEATTTRVVGTYGYMSPEYALDGFFSVKSDAFSFGVVVLEVISGKRNTGFHQSEHALSLLGYAWKLWKEGKALDLMDQTLRETCNAEEFLRCVNVGLLCVQEDPCDRPTMSNVVFLLGSETATLPYPKQPAYVVRRSLSSTASSSNTKPERSIELTATIEEGR, from the exons atggCTTATACCCTCTGCACCATATACACAATCTTGTTTTTTACTTCCTTCTCAATTTGCTCTGCTAGAGATACCATAACATTGGACAACCCAATTCGTGACAGCGGGGGAGAATCTCTTGTATCAGCCCAAAAAAGATTTGAGCTTGGTTTTTTTACCCCTAATGGAAGCTCTAAGCGTGGAAGATACGTAGGGATATGGTATTACAAATCAAGTCCAAGGGTGATAGTATGGATTGCCAACCGCGACAATTCAGTGTCCAAAACCACTGGGGCTTTTACTATTGCAGAAGATGGTGTCTTACAGGTACAGGAGGATAATAATACGTTGTGGTCAGCTAATAGAGGCGGATCAATTTCTTTTAATAGGACAGTGAAGCTCTTGGATTCTGGGAACTTAGTTCTTATCGAAGGTCAAGCTGGCTCAGAAAGAATTCTCTGGCAGAGCTTTGATAATCCAACTGATACATTTCTTCCTGGAATGAAGATGACTGCAAAGATGAGTTTAACTTCATGGAAAAGTCAAGTTGACCCTGCGCCAGGTAACTTCACTTTCCTGCAAGACCAAGATCGAAGAAACCAGTACATTATCGAGAATAGAGCAAGTCCTCATTGGAAAAGTGGATTATCAGGAAAGTTTTTTCACTCTGATAACAATCTTTATGGTAATAACTCTCATTTCATTTGCCCTGCTATATCCTCCTTGCTATCTAATTATACATCAGGTACTAGAAGACCGACATATCAGAATATGTCTTTTGACACCCATGGACAGGTTGATTATTACGGTATGAGACTGGTAATGGATCTTGATGGTCATATAAAGTTTTTTACTAGGGATAATGACAAAGCCTCTGCCTCTTGGAGTTTGACCTGTATGGAACCAAGAGATAATTGCAGCCTGTTTAATGCTTGTGGTTACTTTGGCAGCTGCAATATTGAGGAAACTCGTATGTGCAAGTGTTTAGATGGGTTTGAACCCAAGGAGCTAAATAATTGGAATTCTGGACTTTATTCAGAGGGGTGCAGTAGAAAGTCCACCATATGCGACAAGCGTGATCACTTCATTTTGTTGAAGATAATGGGAGTGGAAGCTCCTGGTGGCTACAGAACTGACATAGAGAGTGCAGATAAATGCAAAGAGGAATGCCTTGACAGATGTGAATGCCAGGCTTATTCATTTGAAGCAACAGTGAGCCATACAAGGGCTTATTCATATGAAACTACAGCCACATGCTGGATTTGGTCAGAGGAGCTCAACAATATTCAGGAGTCCAAAGATGGAGGCAGTGAGGCCAGAGACCTCTATGTCCGTGTGGGTTCTTCTGATACAG TTGCTCACCCAAATCCTGAGGGATCTTCCTACAAGAAGAAGCAATTTGGTCCAATTTTCTTGATGATTATTGCAACTTTGACGATTATTGCAACTTTGGTGGTTATTGCGTGCTgttacatatattatttgataagAAGAAAACTGGCCGAAGGACAAG TTAATAGGGAAAGAAATCGGGAAAACACAGCATTTCGCCTGTATGACAGTGAGCGACGCGTCAAAGACTTGATGGATTCGGGCCAATTTAGAGAAGAGGATAAAAAAGGCATAGATGTACCATTTTTCGATTTAAAAAGCATACTAGCTGCTACAGACTACTTTTCAGAAACAAAAAAGCTTGGACAAGGGGGGTTTGGGCCTGTTTACAAG GGTTCCTTTCTAGGTGGACAAGAAATTGCTATAAAGAGGCTCTCAAGTGGTTCTGGACAAGGCTTGGAGGAATTTAAGAATGAGGTTGTTTTAATTGCTAAACTTCAACATCGGAATCTTGTTAGACTTTTGGGCTATTGCATTGAAGGAGATGAAAAAATGTTACTATATGAATACATGCCAAACAAAAGCTTAGACTCCTTTTTATTTG ATCGGACTCTATGTGTGTTACTGAACTGGAATATACGCTTTGACATCATTTTGGGAATCGCTCGAGGGCTGCTGTATCTTCACCAAGATTCTAGGTTGAGGATCATTCATAGAGATTTGAAAACAAGCAATGTTCTACTTGACGAGGAGATGAACCCCAAGATTTCAGACTTCGGCTTGGCAAGGATATTTGGAGGCAAACAAACTGAGGCAACAACAACCAGAGTAGTTGGTACTTA CGGCTACATGTCTCCAGAATACGCATTGGATGGGTTTTTCTCAGTCAAGTCTGATGCCTTCAGCTTTGGAGTAGTTGTACTTGAGGTTATCAGTGGAAAAAGGAACACAGGATTTCACCAATCAGAACATGCTTTGAGTCTTTTAGGTTAT GCATGGAAATTATGGAAAGAAGGCAAGGCTTTAGATTTAATGGACCAAACATTACGTGAAACTTGTAATGCAGAGGAATTTTTGAGGTGTGTGAACGTTGGGCTTTTATGTGTACAAGAAGATCCATGTGATCGTCCCACAATGTCGAATGTAGTTTTCTTGCTTGGTAGTGAAACTGCAACTCTCCCATATCCGAAACAACCAGCCTATGTTGTAAGAAGATCCCTTTCTAGCACTGCTTCTTCTTCTAATACAAAACCAGAAAGATCGATTGAATTAACAGCTACCATCGAAGAAGGCCGATAA
- the LOC142641320 gene encoding G-type lectin S-receptor-like serine/threonine-protein kinase At4g03230 isoform X2: MAFTWSASHISFCAIYTFLFLSSFSFCSARDTLTIRNPINDSQGESLVSAGKRFELGFFTPSGSSKYGRYIGIWYYKSSSMVVVWVANRIKPVPSKTTGAFTISENGDLQVLDNTKKLWSANIGGSTSSNRTVKLLDSGNLVLIEGQAGSETILWQSFDNPTDTFLPGMKMNAEMTLTSWKSQVDPAPGNYTFRQDQDRGNQYKIENRAIPYWKSGLSGELFNSDNNLIFTAISNLLSNSTSGTGRSTYKIKNKTLTSTTPGRLDYYGMRLVMDLDGHIKLYKLDNDTAPASWSLTHMEPRDNCSVFNACGSFGSCNIEKSPMCNCLDGFQPKALNHWNSGFYSEGCTRNYSICRKGDNFLMLNITGVGTDGGNGIYKQSAHECKVECLSDCRCQAYSFRSTEMSRAKANTATCWIWSDDVNNIQEESIDGGSDARELYVRVGLSDIDDHAKSEGSSYKKKQFDPIILMIIATLMVIACCYLYYFTRKKEAKGQVNRERNQANAAFRLYDSERQVKDLIDSGKFREDDKKGIDVPFFNLKSILAATDYFSDAKKLGQGGFGPVYKGSFPGGQEIAIKRLSSGSGQGLEEFKNEVVLIAKLQHRNLVRLLGYCIKGDEKLLLYEYMPNKSLDSSLFDRTLCVLLNWKIRFDIILGIARGLLYLHQDSRLRIIHRDLKTSNVLLDEEMNPKISDFGLARIFGGKQTEATTTRIVGTYGYMSPEYALDGFFSIKSDAFSFGVVVLEVISGKRNTGFHQSEHGLSLLGYAWKLWREGKALDLMDQTMHETCNADEFLRCVNIGLLCVQENPSDRPTMSNVVFMLGSETATLPTPKQPAYVVRRSLPSKTSSTSKPESLNELTCTMEEGR, encoded by the exons ATGGCCTTTACATGGTCTGCAAGTCATATTTCATTCTGTGCCATATACACATTCTTGTTTCTATCTTCCTTTTCATTTTGCTCTGCTAGAGATACCTTAACAATTCGCAACCCAATTAATGACAGCCAGGGAGAATCTCTTGTATCAGCCGGAAAAAGATTTGAGCTTGGTTTTTTCACCCCCAGTGGAAGCTCTAAGTATGGAAGATATATAGGGATATGGTATTACAAGTCAAGTTCAATGGTAGTTGTATGGGTTGCCAACCGTATTAAGCCAGTACCGTCCAAAACCACTGGGGCTTTTACTATTTCAGAGAATGGCGACCTACAGGTACTAGACAATACTAAAAAGTTATGGTCAGCTAATATAGGTGGATCAACTTCTTCTAATAGGACAGTGAAGCTCTTGGATTCTGGGAATTTAGTTCTTATCGAAGGTCAAGCTGGCTCAGAAACAATTCTCTGGCAAAGCTTTGATAATCCAACTGATACATTTCTTCCTGGAATGAAGATGAATGCAGAGATGACTTTAACTTCTTGGAAAAGTCAAGTTGACCCTGCGCCAGGGAACTACACTTTCCGGCAAGACCAAGATCGAGGAAACCAATACAAAATTGAGAATAGAGCAATTCCATACTGGAAAAGTGGATTATCAGGAGAGTTATTTAACTCTGACAACAATCTTATTTTTACAGCAATATCCAACTTGCTATCTAACTCTACATCGGGTACTGGAAGATCGACATATAAGATTAAGAATAAGACTCTTACAAGTACTACCCCTGGACGGTTGGATTATTACGGTATGAGACTGGTAATGGATCTTGATGGTCATATAAAGCTTTATAAGTTGGATAACGATACAGCCCCTGCCTCATGGAGTTTGACCCATATGGAACCAAGAGATAATTGCAGCGTGTTTAATGCTTGTGGTTCCTTTGGCAGCTGCAATATTGAGAAAAGTCCCATGTGCAACTGTTTAGATGGGTTTCAGCCAAAGGCACTAAATCATTGGAATTCTGGGTTTTATTCAGAGGGGTGCACTAGAAACTACTCCATTTGTCGCAAGGGTGATAATTTCTTGATGTTGAACATAACTGGAGTGGGAACCGACGGTGGCAATGGAATTTATAAGCAGAGTGCACATGAATGCAAAGTGGAATGCCTTAGCGATTGTCGCTGCCAGGCTTATTCATTTCGAAGTACAGAAATGAGCCGTGCAAAGGCTAATACGGCCACCTGCTGGATTTGGTCAGACGATGTCAACAATATCCAGGAGGAGTCCATAGATGGAGGCAGTGACGCCCGAGAACTCTATGTCCGTGTGGGTCTTTCTGACATAG ATGATCACGCAAAGTCTGAAGGATCTTCCTACAAGAAGAAGCAATTTGATCCAATTATCCTGATGATTATTGCAACTTTGATGGTTATTGCATGCTGttacttatattattttacaagaaaaaaagaggcTAAAGGACAAG TTAACAGGGAAAGAAATCAGGCAAATGCAGCATTTCGCCTATATGACAGTGAGCGACAAGTCAAAGATTTGATAGACTCAGGCAAATTTAGAGAAGATGATAAAAAAGGCATAGATGTACCCtttttcaatttgaaaagcaTACTAGCCGCTACGGATTATTTTTCAGATGCAAAAAAGCTTGGACAAGGGGGCTTTGGGCCTGTTTACAAG GGTTCCTTTCCAGGTGGACAAGAAATTGCTATAAAGAGGCTCTCAAGTGGTTCAGGACAAGGCTTGGAGGAATTTAAGAATGAGGTTGTTTTAATTGCTAAACTTCAGCATCGGAATCTTGTTAGACTTTTGGGCTATTGCATCAAAGGAGATGAAAAACTTTTACTATATGAATACATGCCAAACAAAAGCTTAGACTCCTCTTTATTTG ATCGGACGCTATGTGTGTTACTGAATTGGAAGATACGCTTTGACATTATTTTGGGAATTGCTCGAGGGCTGCTCTATCTTCACCAAGATTCTAGGTTGAGGATTATTCATAGAGATTTGAAAACAAGCAATGTTCTACTAGATGAGGAGATGAACCCCAAGATTTCAGACTTCGGCTTGGCAAGGATATTTGGAGGCAAACAAACTGAGGCAACCACAACCAGAATTGTTGGAACTTA CGGCTACATGTCTCCAGAATACGCATTGGATGGGTTTTTCTCAATCAAGTCTGATGCCTTCAGCTTTGGAGTAGTTGTACTTGAGGTTATCAGTGGAAAAAGGAACACAGGATTTCACCAGTCAGAGCATGGTTTGAGTCTTTTAGGTTAT GCATGGAAATTGTGGAGAGAAGGCAAGGCTTTAGATTTAATGGACCAAACAATGCATGAAACTTGTAATGCAGACGAATTTTTGAGGTGTGTTAACATTGGGCTTTTATGCGTACAAGAGAACCCAAGTGATCGTCCCACAATGTCGAATGTAGTTTTCATGCTTGGTAGTGAAACTGCAACTCTCCCAACTCCTAAACAACCAGCCTATGTTGTAAGAAGATCCCTTCCTAGCAAAACTTCTTCTACTAGTAAACCAGAAAGTTTGAATGAATTAACATGTACTATGGAAGAAGGCCGATAA
- the LOC142641319 gene encoding G-type lectin S-receptor-like serine/threonine-protein kinase At4g03230 isoform X2 — translation MAYTLCTIYTILFFTSFSICSARDTITLDNPIRDSGGESLVSAQKRFELGFFTPNGSSKRGRYVGIWYYKSSPRVIVWIANRDNSVSKTTGAFTIAEDGVLQVQEDNNTLWSANRGGSISFNRTVKLLDSGNLVLIEGQAGSERILWQSFDNPTDTFLPGMKMTAKMSLTSWKSQVDPAPGNFTFLQDQDRRNQYIIENRASPHWKSGLSGKFFHSDNNLYGNNSHFICPAISSLLSNYTSGTRRPTYQNMSFDTHGQVDYYGMRLVMDLDGHIKFFTRDNDKASASWSLTCMEPRDNCSLFNACGYFGSCNIEETRMCKCLDGFEPKELNNWNSGLYSEGCSRKSTICDKRDHFILLKIMGVEAPGGYRTDIESADKCKEECLDRCECQAYSFEATVSHTRAYSYETTATCWIWSEELNNIQESKDGGSEARDLYVRVGSSDTVAHPNPEGSSYKKKQFGPIFLMIIATLTIIATLVVIACCYIYYLIRRKLAEGQVNRERNRENTAFRLYDSERRVKDLMDSGQFREEDKKGIDVPFFDLKSILAATDYFSETKKLGQGGFGPVYKGSFLGGQEIAIKRLSSGSGQGLEEFKNEVVLIAKLQHRNLVRLLGYCIEGDEKMLLYEYMPNKSLDSFLFDRTLCVLLNWNIRFDIILGIARGLLYLHQDSRLRIIHRDLKTSNVLLDEEMNPKISDFGLARIFGGKQTEATTTRVVGTYGYMSPEYALDGFFSVKSDAFSFGVVVLEVISGKRNTGFHQSEHALSLLGYRNF, via the exons atggCTTATACCCTCTGCACCATATACACAATCTTGTTTTTTACTTCCTTCTCAATTTGCTCTGCTAGAGATACCATAACATTGGACAACCCAATTCGTGACAGCGGGGGAGAATCTCTTGTATCAGCCCAAAAAAGATTTGAGCTTGGTTTTTTTACCCCTAATGGAAGCTCTAAGCGTGGAAGATACGTAGGGATATGGTATTACAAATCAAGTCCAAGGGTGATAGTATGGATTGCCAACCGCGACAATTCAGTGTCCAAAACCACTGGGGCTTTTACTATTGCAGAAGATGGTGTCTTACAGGTACAGGAGGATAATAATACGTTGTGGTCAGCTAATAGAGGCGGATCAATTTCTTTTAATAGGACAGTGAAGCTCTTGGATTCTGGGAACTTAGTTCTTATCGAAGGTCAAGCTGGCTCAGAAAGAATTCTCTGGCAGAGCTTTGATAATCCAACTGATACATTTCTTCCTGGAATGAAGATGACTGCAAAGATGAGTTTAACTTCATGGAAAAGTCAAGTTGACCCTGCGCCAGGTAACTTCACTTTCCTGCAAGACCAAGATCGAAGAAACCAGTACATTATCGAGAATAGAGCAAGTCCTCATTGGAAAAGTGGATTATCAGGAAAGTTTTTTCACTCTGATAACAATCTTTATGGTAATAACTCTCATTTCATTTGCCCTGCTATATCCTCCTTGCTATCTAATTATACATCAGGTACTAGAAGACCGACATATCAGAATATGTCTTTTGACACCCATGGACAGGTTGATTATTACGGTATGAGACTGGTAATGGATCTTGATGGTCATATAAAGTTTTTTACTAGGGATAATGACAAAGCCTCTGCCTCTTGGAGTTTGACCTGTATGGAACCAAGAGATAATTGCAGCCTGTTTAATGCTTGTGGTTACTTTGGCAGCTGCAATATTGAGGAAACTCGTATGTGCAAGTGTTTAGATGGGTTTGAACCCAAGGAGCTAAATAATTGGAATTCTGGACTTTATTCAGAGGGGTGCAGTAGAAAGTCCACCATATGCGACAAGCGTGATCACTTCATTTTGTTGAAGATAATGGGAGTGGAAGCTCCTGGTGGCTACAGAACTGACATAGAGAGTGCAGATAAATGCAAAGAGGAATGCCTTGACAGATGTGAATGCCAGGCTTATTCATTTGAAGCAACAGTGAGCCATACAAGGGCTTATTCATATGAAACTACAGCCACATGCTGGATTTGGTCAGAGGAGCTCAACAATATTCAGGAGTCCAAAGATGGAGGCAGTGAGGCCAGAGACCTCTATGTCCGTGTGGGTTCTTCTGATACAG TTGCTCACCCAAATCCTGAGGGATCTTCCTACAAGAAGAAGCAATTTGGTCCAATTTTCTTGATGATTATTGCAACTTTGACGATTATTGCAACTTTGGTGGTTATTGCGTGCTgttacatatattatttgataagAAGAAAACTGGCCGAAGGACAAG TTAATAGGGAAAGAAATCGGGAAAACACAGCATTTCGCCTGTATGACAGTGAGCGACGCGTCAAAGACTTGATGGATTCGGGCCAATTTAGAGAAGAGGATAAAAAAGGCATAGATGTACCATTTTTCGATTTAAAAAGCATACTAGCTGCTACAGACTACTTTTCAGAAACAAAAAAGCTTGGACAAGGGGGGTTTGGGCCTGTTTACAAG GGTTCCTTTCTAGGTGGACAAGAAATTGCTATAAAGAGGCTCTCAAGTGGTTCTGGACAAGGCTTGGAGGAATTTAAGAATGAGGTTGTTTTAATTGCTAAACTTCAACATCGGAATCTTGTTAGACTTTTGGGCTATTGCATTGAAGGAGATGAAAAAATGTTACTATATGAATACATGCCAAACAAAAGCTTAGACTCCTTTTTATTTG ATCGGACTCTATGTGTGTTACTGAACTGGAATATACGCTTTGACATCATTTTGGGAATCGCTCGAGGGCTGCTGTATCTTCACCAAGATTCTAGGTTGAGGATCATTCATAGAGATTTGAAAACAAGCAATGTTCTACTTGACGAGGAGATGAACCCCAAGATTTCAGACTTCGGCTTGGCAAGGATATTTGGAGGCAAACAAACTGAGGCAACAACAACCAGAGTAGTTGGTACTTA CGGCTACATGTCTCCAGAATACGCATTGGATGGGTTTTTCTCAGTCAAGTCTGATGCCTTCAGCTTTGGAGTAGTTGTACTTGAGGTTATCAGTGGAAAAAGGAACACAGGATTTCACCAATCAGAACATGCTTTGAGTCTTTTAGGTTAT AGGAATTTTTGA
- the LOC142641320 gene encoding G-type lectin S-receptor-like serine/threonine-protein kinase At4g03230 isoform X1, whose amino-acid sequence MAFTWSASHISFCAIYTFLFLSSFSFCSARDTLTIRNPINDSQGESLVSAGKRFELGFFTPSGSSKYGRYIGIWYYKSSSMVVVWVANRIKPVPSKTTGAFTISENGDLQVLDNTKKLWSANIGGSTSSNRTVKLLDSGNLVLIEGQAGSETILWQSFDNPTDTFLPGMKMNAEMTLTSWKSQVDPAPGNYTFRQDQDRGNQYKIENRAIPYWKSGLSGELFNSDNNLIFTAISNLLSNSTSGTGRSTYKIKNKTLTSTTPGRLDYYGMRLVMDLDGHIKLYKLDNDTAPASWSLTHMEPRDNCSVFNACGSFGSCNIEKSPMCNCLDGFQPKALNHWNSGFYSEGCTRNYSICRKGDNFLMLNITGVGTDGGNGIYKQSAHECKVECLSDCRCQAYSFRSTEMSRAKANTATCWIWSDDVNNIQEESIDGGSDARELYVRVGLSDIDDHAKSEGSSYKKKQFDPIILMIIATLMVIACCYLYYFTRKKEAKGQESVNRERNQANAAFRLYDSERQVKDLIDSGKFREDDKKGIDVPFFNLKSILAATDYFSDAKKLGQGGFGPVYKGSFPGGQEIAIKRLSSGSGQGLEEFKNEVVLIAKLQHRNLVRLLGYCIKGDEKLLLYEYMPNKSLDSSLFDRTLCVLLNWKIRFDIILGIARGLLYLHQDSRLRIIHRDLKTSNVLLDEEMNPKISDFGLARIFGGKQTEATTTRIVGTYGYMSPEYALDGFFSIKSDAFSFGVVVLEVISGKRNTGFHQSEHGLSLLGYAWKLWREGKALDLMDQTMHETCNADEFLRCVNIGLLCVQENPSDRPTMSNVVFMLGSETATLPTPKQPAYVVRRSLPSKTSSTSKPESLNELTCTMEEGR is encoded by the exons ATGGCCTTTACATGGTCTGCAAGTCATATTTCATTCTGTGCCATATACACATTCTTGTTTCTATCTTCCTTTTCATTTTGCTCTGCTAGAGATACCTTAACAATTCGCAACCCAATTAATGACAGCCAGGGAGAATCTCTTGTATCAGCCGGAAAAAGATTTGAGCTTGGTTTTTTCACCCCCAGTGGAAGCTCTAAGTATGGAAGATATATAGGGATATGGTATTACAAGTCAAGTTCAATGGTAGTTGTATGGGTTGCCAACCGTATTAAGCCAGTACCGTCCAAAACCACTGGGGCTTTTACTATTTCAGAGAATGGCGACCTACAGGTACTAGACAATACTAAAAAGTTATGGTCAGCTAATATAGGTGGATCAACTTCTTCTAATAGGACAGTGAAGCTCTTGGATTCTGGGAATTTAGTTCTTATCGAAGGTCAAGCTGGCTCAGAAACAATTCTCTGGCAAAGCTTTGATAATCCAACTGATACATTTCTTCCTGGAATGAAGATGAATGCAGAGATGACTTTAACTTCTTGGAAAAGTCAAGTTGACCCTGCGCCAGGGAACTACACTTTCCGGCAAGACCAAGATCGAGGAAACCAATACAAAATTGAGAATAGAGCAATTCCATACTGGAAAAGTGGATTATCAGGAGAGTTATTTAACTCTGACAACAATCTTATTTTTACAGCAATATCCAACTTGCTATCTAACTCTACATCGGGTACTGGAAGATCGACATATAAGATTAAGAATAAGACTCTTACAAGTACTACCCCTGGACGGTTGGATTATTACGGTATGAGACTGGTAATGGATCTTGATGGTCATATAAAGCTTTATAAGTTGGATAACGATACAGCCCCTGCCTCATGGAGTTTGACCCATATGGAACCAAGAGATAATTGCAGCGTGTTTAATGCTTGTGGTTCCTTTGGCAGCTGCAATATTGAGAAAAGTCCCATGTGCAACTGTTTAGATGGGTTTCAGCCAAAGGCACTAAATCATTGGAATTCTGGGTTTTATTCAGAGGGGTGCACTAGAAACTACTCCATTTGTCGCAAGGGTGATAATTTCTTGATGTTGAACATAACTGGAGTGGGAACCGACGGTGGCAATGGAATTTATAAGCAGAGTGCACATGAATGCAAAGTGGAATGCCTTAGCGATTGTCGCTGCCAGGCTTATTCATTTCGAAGTACAGAAATGAGCCGTGCAAAGGCTAATACGGCCACCTGCTGGATTTGGTCAGACGATGTCAACAATATCCAGGAGGAGTCCATAGATGGAGGCAGTGACGCCCGAGAACTCTATGTCCGTGTGGGTCTTTCTGACATAG ATGATCACGCAAAGTCTGAAGGATCTTCCTACAAGAAGAAGCAATTTGATCCAATTATCCTGATGATTATTGCAACTTTGATGGTTATTGCATGCTGttacttatattattttacaagaaaaaaagaggcTAAAGGACAAG AATCAGTTAACAGGGAAAGAAATCAGGCAAATGCAGCATTTCGCCTATATGACAGTGAGCGACAAGTCAAAGATTTGATAGACTCAGGCAAATTTAGAGAAGATGATAAAAAAGGCATAGATGTACCCtttttcaatttgaaaagcaTACTAGCCGCTACGGATTATTTTTCAGATGCAAAAAAGCTTGGACAAGGGGGCTTTGGGCCTGTTTACAAG GGTTCCTTTCCAGGTGGACAAGAAATTGCTATAAAGAGGCTCTCAAGTGGTTCAGGACAAGGCTTGGAGGAATTTAAGAATGAGGTTGTTTTAATTGCTAAACTTCAGCATCGGAATCTTGTTAGACTTTTGGGCTATTGCATCAAAGGAGATGAAAAACTTTTACTATATGAATACATGCCAAACAAAAGCTTAGACTCCTCTTTATTTG ATCGGACGCTATGTGTGTTACTGAATTGGAAGATACGCTTTGACATTATTTTGGGAATTGCTCGAGGGCTGCTCTATCTTCACCAAGATTCTAGGTTGAGGATTATTCATAGAGATTTGAAAACAAGCAATGTTCTACTAGATGAGGAGATGAACCCCAAGATTTCAGACTTCGGCTTGGCAAGGATATTTGGAGGCAAACAAACTGAGGCAACCACAACCAGAATTGTTGGAACTTA CGGCTACATGTCTCCAGAATACGCATTGGATGGGTTTTTCTCAATCAAGTCTGATGCCTTCAGCTTTGGAGTAGTTGTACTTGAGGTTATCAGTGGAAAAAGGAACACAGGATTTCACCAGTCAGAGCATGGTTTGAGTCTTTTAGGTTAT GCATGGAAATTGTGGAGAGAAGGCAAGGCTTTAGATTTAATGGACCAAACAATGCATGAAACTTGTAATGCAGACGAATTTTTGAGGTGTGTTAACATTGGGCTTTTATGCGTACAAGAGAACCCAAGTGATCGTCCCACAATGTCGAATGTAGTTTTCATGCTTGGTAGTGAAACTGCAACTCTCCCAACTCCTAAACAACCAGCCTATGTTGTAAGAAGATCCCTTCCTAGCAAAACTTCTTCTACTAGTAAACCAGAAAGTTTGAATGAATTAACATGTACTATGGAAGAAGGCCGATAA